A genome region from Carya illinoinensis cultivar Pawnee chromosome 2, C.illinoinensisPawnee_v1, whole genome shotgun sequence includes the following:
- the LOC122300951 gene encoding uncharacterized protein LOC122300951 produces MAIKPTVALRAILVGGVAAFAKIAGAMKAAGGVKLGAAAAAMTAAATAAVSTKQEPKDVSKHP; encoded by the coding sequence ATGGCCATAAAACCGACAGTTGCTTTGCGGGCAATACTTGTGGGAGGAGTGGCCGCATTTGCAAAAATAGCCGGTGCAATGAAGGCTGCAGGTGGCGTGAAGTTGGGAGCGGCAGCAGCTGCCATGACAGCAGCAGCAACTGCAGCAGTGTCAACAAAACAGGAGCCAAAGGATGTTTCGAAGCATCCATGA
- the LOC122300950 gene encoding protein indeterminate-domain 7-like isoform X3 yields the protein MMKGLMFQQQIQQPVVEENMSNLTSASGEASVSPGNRTEIGTNYSQQYFAPTPPQTQPVKKKRNLPGNPDPDAEVIALSPKTLMATNRFICEICNKGFQRDQNLQLHRRGHNLPWKLKQRTSKEVKKKVYVCPEPSCVHHDPSRALGDLTGIKKHFCRKHGEKKWKCDKCAKKYAVQSDWKAHSKTCGTREYRCDCGTLFSRRDSFITHRAFCDALAEESARAITTNQLLSSQAGPSSSHINQLPPRYNPQHLPAFSLKKEQQSFSLRPEIPPWLASSGPPPMDITSSSSFFSTRSDYQEFTQSHQDLALHETPPNPNPSLGPTLPPYQAAPSPHMSATALLQKAAQMGATVSNNTGSSLTMMQRPTQQVHVPAAADSRSNTTGNFGSNLSSREEMATGFVHGLASFEYKAAGPSASTAATTGAGTCAASGVPPSLLHDMVGSLSSTTGFEGTSFEDAFGGILNSKKDGNSHDTLSKTFTTSSHLGRAHESGGTGGGGGGGEGLTRDFLGLRALSHSEILNIAGLGNCMNTSNEHQTQSQKPWQANSRALF from the exons ATGATGAAAGGTTTGATGTTCCAACAACAGATACAGCAGCCCGTTGTGGAGGAGAACATGTCTAATTTGACTTCTGCGTCAGGTGAGGCAAGTGTTTCTCCAGGCAACAGAACCGAGATAGGGACAAACTATTCTCAACAATACTTTGCTCCAACGCCACCCCAAACTCAACCagtgaagaaaaagagaaacctTCCAGGCAACCCAG ACCCAGATGCAGAAGTGATAGCTTTGTCTCCCAAGACTCTCATGGCAACAAATAGATTTATTTGTGAGATCTGTAACAAAGGGTTTCAGAGGGATCAGAATCTTCAACTTCATCGAAGAGGGCATAATTTGCCATGGAAGCTAAAGCAAAGAACAAGTAAAGAGGTAAAGAAGAAGGTCTACGTGTGCCCAGAACCTAGTTGCGTGCACCATGACCCATCAAGGGCTCTTGGGGACTTGACTGGGATCAAGAAACACTTCTGCAGAAAGCATGGTGAGAAGAAATGGAAATGTGACAAGTGCGCAAAGAAGTATGCAGTTCAATCAGATTGGAAAGCTCACTCCAAGACCTGTGGCACTAGGGAGTACAGATGTGACTGTGGAACCCTTTTCTCAAG GAGGGATAGTTTCATCACCCACAGAGCTTTCTGTGATGCATTGGCAGAGGAGAGTGCAAGAGCCATCACAACAAACCAACTTCTGTCCTCTCAAGCTGGCCCCTCATCGTCTCACATAAACCAGCTCCCACCCCGATACAATCCCCAACACCTCCCCGCATTTTCATTGAAGAAAGAGCAACAAAGCTTCAGTCTAAGACCAGAGATACCCCCATGGCTAGCTTCTTCTGGCCCACCACCTATGGATATCACCTCCTCATCTTCATTCTTCTCGACGAGATCAGATTATCAAGAATTCACACAGTCCCACCAAGATTTAGCCCTCCATGAAACACCaccaaaccctaaccctagtCTCGGCCCCACTCTCCCTCCCTACCAGGCAGCACCCTCTCCACACATGTCAGCCACTGCATTGTTACAGAAGGCAGCACAGATGGGTGCAACCGTGAGCAACAATACTGGCTCATCACTAACCATGATGCAGAGGCCCACCCAGCAAGTTCACGTGCCTGCTGCTGCTGATTCTCGCAGCAATACAACTGGGAATTTTGGCTCGAATTTGTCCTCACGTGAAGAGATGGCCACTGGGTTTGTTCATGGTCTGGCTTCTTTTGAGTATAAAGCTGCAGGCCCTTCTGCCAGTACTGCAGCGACCACAGGAGCAGGTACTTGTGCGGCCTCAGGTGTTCCACCTTCCCTTCTTCATGACATGGTGGGCTCTCTCTCTTCTACTACTGGGTTTGAAGGAACTTCTTTTGAGGATGCCTTTGGTGGGATCTTGAATTCAAAGAAAGACGGTAATTCGCACGACACGCTCTCAAAAACATTCACCACCAGCAGCCATCTTGGTAGGGCTCATGAAAGCGGTGGTACtggtggtggaggtggtggtggtgaaggtTTGACTAGAGATTTTTTGGGTCTTAGAGCTCTCTCTCATAGCGAGATTCTCAATATTGCTGGTCTTGGTAATTGCATGAACACTTCTAATGAGCATCAAACCCAATCCCAAAAACCTTGGCAAG CTAACTCTAGGGCTCTCTTTTAA
- the LOC122295340 gene encoding LOB domain-containing protein 22-like translates to MNLHPRHGNGTTQACAACRYQRRKCAPDCILAPYFPHDRQKQFLNAHKLFGVSNITKIIKNLDQPDKDEAMRTIIFQSNVRANDPVGGCYRLIRDLQRLIDYNKAELDIVLHQLAICRAQAHDQQPDHSQIPNVLDAAFNSENDHINISADPTLGSCNASEQYHNLGQHQEPYFVINNDSLQEDVNAWAVQDSLSLSSLHIKHGAADECDDTKLIFERSCERNEMKFEAEDQRVERSYEAILRIGNEEDGSCIQQDHDHHDDIHDDDQDHDLKGAATLFTLTNCNS, encoded by the exons ATGAaccttcatccaagacatggtAACGGCACCACCCAAGCTTGCGCTGCTTGTAGGTACCAACGCAGGAAGTGCGCTCCCGACTGTATTCTCGCCCCTTATTTTCCTCACGATCGCCAAAAACAATTCCTCAACGCACATAAATTGTTTGGAGTGAGCAATATCACAAAGATCATCAAGAATCTTGACCAACCCGACAAGGACGAGGCTATGCGCACCATCATTTTCCAGTCCAACGTCCGTGCCAATGATCCTGTCGGTGGATGTTACAGATTGATACGGGATTTGCAGCGTTTGATCGATTACAACAAGGCCGAGCTCGATATTGTTCTACACCAACTTGCCATATGCCGAGCTCAGGCTCATGATCAACAGCCTGATCACTCCCAAATTCCAAACGTATTAGATGCTGCATTCAACTCCGAGAATGATCATATTAATATTAGTGCAGATCCGACTCTGGGTTCATGCAACGCATCAGAGCAATATCATAATCTTGGACAGCATCAAGAACCATACTTTGTTATTAATAATGATAGTTTGCAAGAAGATGTTAATGCATGGGCCGTGCAAGATTCTTTGTCGTTGTCATCTTTGCACATTAAGCATGGCGCTGCCGATGAATGCGATGATACCAAGCTGATTTTTGAGAGATCTTGTGAAAGAAACGAGATGAAGTTCGAGGCTGAAGATCAAAGAGTCGAAAGGAG TTACGAGGCCATTTTAAGGATAGGCAATGAAGAAGATGGCTCTTGCATCCAGCAAGATCATGATCATCACGATGACATTCATGATGATGATCAGGACCATGATCTAAAAGGTGCAGCTACTTTATTTACCCTCACAAATTGTAATAGTTGA
- the LOC122300950 gene encoding protein indeterminate-domain 11-like isoform X4 yields MMKGLMFQQQIQQPVVEENMSNLTSASGEASVSPGNRTEIGTNYSQQYFAPTPPQTQPVKKKRNLPGNPDPDAEVIALSPKTLMATNRFICEICNKGFQRDQNLQLHRRGHNLPWKLKQRTSKEVKKKVYVCPEPSCVHHDPSRALGDLTGIKKHFCRKHGEKKWKCDKCAKKYAVQSDWKAHSKTCGTREYRCDCGTLFSRRDSFITHRAFCDALAEESARAITTNQLLSSQAGPSSSHINQLPPRYNPQHLPAFSLKKEQQSFSLRPEIPPWLASSGPPPMDITSSSSFFSTRSDYQEFTQSHQDLALHETPPNPNPSLGPTLPPYQAAPSPHMSATALLQKAAQMGATVSNNTGSSLTMMQRPTQQVHVPAAADSRSNTTGNFGSNLSSREEMATGFVHGLASFEYKAAGPSASTAATTGAGTCAASGVPPSLLHDMVGSLSSTTGFEGTSFEDAFGGILNSKKDGNSHDTLSKTFTTSSHLGRAHESGGTGGGGGGGEGLTRDFLGLRALSHSEILNIAGLGNCMNTSNEHQTQSQKPWQGTFIGIS; encoded by the exons ATGATGAAAGGTTTGATGTTCCAACAACAGATACAGCAGCCCGTTGTGGAGGAGAACATGTCTAATTTGACTTCTGCGTCAGGTGAGGCAAGTGTTTCTCCAGGCAACAGAACCGAGATAGGGACAAACTATTCTCAACAATACTTTGCTCCAACGCCACCCCAAACTCAACCagtgaagaaaaagagaaacctTCCAGGCAACCCAG ACCCAGATGCAGAAGTGATAGCTTTGTCTCCCAAGACTCTCATGGCAACAAATAGATTTATTTGTGAGATCTGTAACAAAGGGTTTCAGAGGGATCAGAATCTTCAACTTCATCGAAGAGGGCATAATTTGCCATGGAAGCTAAAGCAAAGAACAAGTAAAGAGGTAAAGAAGAAGGTCTACGTGTGCCCAGAACCTAGTTGCGTGCACCATGACCCATCAAGGGCTCTTGGGGACTTGACTGGGATCAAGAAACACTTCTGCAGAAAGCATGGTGAGAAGAAATGGAAATGTGACAAGTGCGCAAAGAAGTATGCAGTTCAATCAGATTGGAAAGCTCACTCCAAGACCTGTGGCACTAGGGAGTACAGATGTGACTGTGGAACCCTTTTCTCAAG GAGGGATAGTTTCATCACCCACAGAGCTTTCTGTGATGCATTGGCAGAGGAGAGTGCAAGAGCCATCACAACAAACCAACTTCTGTCCTCTCAAGCTGGCCCCTCATCGTCTCACATAAACCAGCTCCCACCCCGATACAATCCCCAACACCTCCCCGCATTTTCATTGAAGAAAGAGCAACAAAGCTTCAGTCTAAGACCAGAGATACCCCCATGGCTAGCTTCTTCTGGCCCACCACCTATGGATATCACCTCCTCATCTTCATTCTTCTCGACGAGATCAGATTATCAAGAATTCACACAGTCCCACCAAGATTTAGCCCTCCATGAAACACCaccaaaccctaaccctagtCTCGGCCCCACTCTCCCTCCCTACCAGGCAGCACCCTCTCCACACATGTCAGCCACTGCATTGTTACAGAAGGCAGCACAGATGGGTGCAACCGTGAGCAACAATACTGGCTCATCACTAACCATGATGCAGAGGCCCACCCAGCAAGTTCACGTGCCTGCTGCTGCTGATTCTCGCAGCAATACAACTGGGAATTTTGGCTCGAATTTGTCCTCACGTGAAGAGATGGCCACTGGGTTTGTTCATGGTCTGGCTTCTTTTGAGTATAAAGCTGCAGGCCCTTCTGCCAGTACTGCAGCGACCACAGGAGCAGGTACTTGTGCGGCCTCAGGTGTTCCACCTTCCCTTCTTCATGACATGGTGGGCTCTCTCTCTTCTACTACTGGGTTTGAAGGAACTTCTTTTGAGGATGCCTTTGGTGGGATCTTGAATTCAAAGAAAGACGGTAATTCGCACGACACGCTCTCAAAAACATTCACCACCAGCAGCCATCTTGGTAGGGCTCATGAAAGCGGTGGTACtggtggtggaggtggtggtggtgaaggtTTGACTAGAGATTTTTTGGGTCTTAGAGCTCTCTCTCATAGCGAGATTCTCAATATTGCTGGTCTTGGTAATTGCATGAACACTTCTAATGAGCATCAAACCCAATCCCAAAAACCTTGGCAAG GGACTTTTATTGGCATATCTTAA
- the LOC122300950 gene encoding protein indeterminate-domain 7-like isoform X2: MMKGLMFQQQIQQPVVEENMSNLTSASGEASVSPGNRTEIGTNYSQQYFAPTPPQTQPVKKKRNLPGNPDPDAEVIALSPKTLMATNRFICEICNKGFQRDQNLQLHRRGHNLPWKLKQRTSKEVKKKVYVCPEPSCVHHDPSRALGDLTGIKKHFCRKHGEKKWKCDKCAKKYAVQSDWKAHSKTCGTREYRCDCGTLFSRRDSFITHRAFCDALAEESARAITTNQLLSSQAGPSSSHINQLPPRYNPQHLPAFSLKKEQQSFSLRPEIPPWLASSGPPPMDITSSSSFFSTRSDYQEFTQSHQDLALHETPPNPNPSLGPTLPPYQAAPSPHMSATALLQKAAQMGATVSNNTGSSLTMMQRPTQQVHVPAAADSRSNTTGNFGSNLSSREEMATGFVHGLASFEYKAAGPSASTAATTGAGTCAASGVPPSLLHDMVGSLSSTTGFEGTSFEDAFGGILNSKKDGNSHDTLSKTFTTSSHLGRAHESGGTGGGGGGGEGLTRDFLGLRALSHSEILNIAGLGNCMNTSNEHQTQSQKPWQDMKVIAEKCRMVGTCMHGSYS; encoded by the exons ATGATGAAAGGTTTGATGTTCCAACAACAGATACAGCAGCCCGTTGTGGAGGAGAACATGTCTAATTTGACTTCTGCGTCAGGTGAGGCAAGTGTTTCTCCAGGCAACAGAACCGAGATAGGGACAAACTATTCTCAACAATACTTTGCTCCAACGCCACCCCAAACTCAACCagtgaagaaaaagagaaacctTCCAGGCAACCCAG ACCCAGATGCAGAAGTGATAGCTTTGTCTCCCAAGACTCTCATGGCAACAAATAGATTTATTTGTGAGATCTGTAACAAAGGGTTTCAGAGGGATCAGAATCTTCAACTTCATCGAAGAGGGCATAATTTGCCATGGAAGCTAAAGCAAAGAACAAGTAAAGAGGTAAAGAAGAAGGTCTACGTGTGCCCAGAACCTAGTTGCGTGCACCATGACCCATCAAGGGCTCTTGGGGACTTGACTGGGATCAAGAAACACTTCTGCAGAAAGCATGGTGAGAAGAAATGGAAATGTGACAAGTGCGCAAAGAAGTATGCAGTTCAATCAGATTGGAAAGCTCACTCCAAGACCTGTGGCACTAGGGAGTACAGATGTGACTGTGGAACCCTTTTCTCAAG GAGGGATAGTTTCATCACCCACAGAGCTTTCTGTGATGCATTGGCAGAGGAGAGTGCAAGAGCCATCACAACAAACCAACTTCTGTCCTCTCAAGCTGGCCCCTCATCGTCTCACATAAACCAGCTCCCACCCCGATACAATCCCCAACACCTCCCCGCATTTTCATTGAAGAAAGAGCAACAAAGCTTCAGTCTAAGACCAGAGATACCCCCATGGCTAGCTTCTTCTGGCCCACCACCTATGGATATCACCTCCTCATCTTCATTCTTCTCGACGAGATCAGATTATCAAGAATTCACACAGTCCCACCAAGATTTAGCCCTCCATGAAACACCaccaaaccctaaccctagtCTCGGCCCCACTCTCCCTCCCTACCAGGCAGCACCCTCTCCACACATGTCAGCCACTGCATTGTTACAGAAGGCAGCACAGATGGGTGCAACCGTGAGCAACAATACTGGCTCATCACTAACCATGATGCAGAGGCCCACCCAGCAAGTTCACGTGCCTGCTGCTGCTGATTCTCGCAGCAATACAACTGGGAATTTTGGCTCGAATTTGTCCTCACGTGAAGAGATGGCCACTGGGTTTGTTCATGGTCTGGCTTCTTTTGAGTATAAAGCTGCAGGCCCTTCTGCCAGTACTGCAGCGACCACAGGAGCAGGTACTTGTGCGGCCTCAGGTGTTCCACCTTCCCTTCTTCATGACATGGTGGGCTCTCTCTCTTCTACTACTGGGTTTGAAGGAACTTCTTTTGAGGATGCCTTTGGTGGGATCTTGAATTCAAAGAAAGACGGTAATTCGCACGACACGCTCTCAAAAACATTCACCACCAGCAGCCATCTTGGTAGGGCTCATGAAAGCGGTGGTACtggtggtggaggtggtggtggtgaaggtTTGACTAGAGATTTTTTGGGTCTTAGAGCTCTCTCTCATAGCGAGATTCTCAATATTGCTGGTCTTGGTAATTGCATGAACACTTCTAATGAGCATCAAACCCAATCCCAAAAACCTTGGCAAG ACATGAAGGTGATTGCAGAAAAGTGTAGGATGGTGgggacatgcatgcatggttccTATTCCTAA
- the LOC122300950 gene encoding protein indeterminate-domain 11-like isoform X1 yields the protein MMKGLMFQQQIQQPVVEENMSNLTSASGEASVSPGNRTEIGTNYSQQYFAPTPPQTQPVKKKRNLPGNPDPDAEVIALSPKTLMATNRFICEICNKGFQRDQNLQLHRRGHNLPWKLKQRTSKEVKKKVYVCPEPSCVHHDPSRALGDLTGIKKHFCRKHGEKKWKCDKCAKKYAVQSDWKAHSKTCGTREYRCDCGTLFSRRDSFITHRAFCDALAEESARAITTNQLLSSQAGPSSSHINQLPPRYNPQHLPAFSLKKEQQSFSLRPEIPPWLASSGPPPMDITSSSSFFSTRSDYQEFTQSHQDLALHETPPNPNPSLGPTLPPYQAAPSPHMSATALLQKAAQMGATVSNNTGSSLTMMQRPTQQVHVPAAADSRSNTTGNFGSNLSSREEMATGFVHGLASFEYKAAGPSASTAATTGAGTCAASGVPPSLLHDMVGSLSSTTGFEGTSFEDAFGGILNSKKDGNSHDTLSKTFTTSSHLGRAHESGGTGGGGGGGEGLTRDFLGLRALSHSEILNIAGLGNCMNTSNEHQTQSQKPWQGWLFVGQRWKNKHYMVVPPKAGDQIKAERCQE from the exons ATGATGAAAGGTTTGATGTTCCAACAACAGATACAGCAGCCCGTTGTGGAGGAGAACATGTCTAATTTGACTTCTGCGTCAGGTGAGGCAAGTGTTTCTCCAGGCAACAGAACCGAGATAGGGACAAACTATTCTCAACAATACTTTGCTCCAACGCCACCCCAAACTCAACCagtgaagaaaaagagaaacctTCCAGGCAACCCAG ACCCAGATGCAGAAGTGATAGCTTTGTCTCCCAAGACTCTCATGGCAACAAATAGATTTATTTGTGAGATCTGTAACAAAGGGTTTCAGAGGGATCAGAATCTTCAACTTCATCGAAGAGGGCATAATTTGCCATGGAAGCTAAAGCAAAGAACAAGTAAAGAGGTAAAGAAGAAGGTCTACGTGTGCCCAGAACCTAGTTGCGTGCACCATGACCCATCAAGGGCTCTTGGGGACTTGACTGGGATCAAGAAACACTTCTGCAGAAAGCATGGTGAGAAGAAATGGAAATGTGACAAGTGCGCAAAGAAGTATGCAGTTCAATCAGATTGGAAAGCTCACTCCAAGACCTGTGGCACTAGGGAGTACAGATGTGACTGTGGAACCCTTTTCTCAAG GAGGGATAGTTTCATCACCCACAGAGCTTTCTGTGATGCATTGGCAGAGGAGAGTGCAAGAGCCATCACAACAAACCAACTTCTGTCCTCTCAAGCTGGCCCCTCATCGTCTCACATAAACCAGCTCCCACCCCGATACAATCCCCAACACCTCCCCGCATTTTCATTGAAGAAAGAGCAACAAAGCTTCAGTCTAAGACCAGAGATACCCCCATGGCTAGCTTCTTCTGGCCCACCACCTATGGATATCACCTCCTCATCTTCATTCTTCTCGACGAGATCAGATTATCAAGAATTCACACAGTCCCACCAAGATTTAGCCCTCCATGAAACACCaccaaaccctaaccctagtCTCGGCCCCACTCTCCCTCCCTACCAGGCAGCACCCTCTCCACACATGTCAGCCACTGCATTGTTACAGAAGGCAGCACAGATGGGTGCAACCGTGAGCAACAATACTGGCTCATCACTAACCATGATGCAGAGGCCCACCCAGCAAGTTCACGTGCCTGCTGCTGCTGATTCTCGCAGCAATACAACTGGGAATTTTGGCTCGAATTTGTCCTCACGTGAAGAGATGGCCACTGGGTTTGTTCATGGTCTGGCTTCTTTTGAGTATAAAGCTGCAGGCCCTTCTGCCAGTACTGCAGCGACCACAGGAGCAGGTACTTGTGCGGCCTCAGGTGTTCCACCTTCCCTTCTTCATGACATGGTGGGCTCTCTCTCTTCTACTACTGGGTTTGAAGGAACTTCTTTTGAGGATGCCTTTGGTGGGATCTTGAATTCAAAGAAAGACGGTAATTCGCACGACACGCTCTCAAAAACATTCACCACCAGCAGCCATCTTGGTAGGGCTCATGAAAGCGGTGGTACtggtggtggaggtggtggtggtgaaggtTTGACTAGAGATTTTTTGGGTCTTAGAGCTCTCTCTCATAGCGAGATTCTCAATATTGCTGGTCTTGGTAATTGCATGAACACTTCTAATGAGCATCAAACCCAATCCCAAAAACCTTGGCAAG GGTGGCTTTTTGTCGGGCAGAGATGGAAAAACAAACATTATATGGTGGTACCTCCAAAAGCTGGTGATCAAATTAAAGCTGAGCGTTGTCAGGAATGA